In one Zobellia galactanivorans genomic region, the following are encoded:
- a CDS encoding N-acetylmuramoyl-L-alanine amidase-like domain-containing protein produces the protein MSRCIFFLCCILSPILGIAQQITCSPADKQAVENKLIAIDGLLEKDFGKTIVAIGKTFMDTPYVAKTLEIGETETLVINLQGLDCTTYVENVLAFGLMLKKQKTGFHDFTETLENIRYKDGKLDGYASRLHYFSEWIANNEKKVLLRDITSEIGGKEITKPINFMSTHRDLYPFLSDDKNFEKVKASENYLNHQPICILPQDEIEANEHLIQTGDIIALTTSINGLDVTHTGIATREKDGRIHLLHASTGSMKVEISEKPLAEYLKKIKKNTGIMVARPTK, from the coding sequence ATGTCTAGATGTATCTTTTTTTTATGCTGTATTCTAAGCCCTATTCTAGGTATAGCCCAACAAATCACCTGTTCGCCGGCCGATAAGCAAGCCGTAGAGAACAAACTCATTGCTATTGACGGTCTATTGGAAAAGGACTTTGGAAAAACCATTGTGGCCATTGGCAAAACGTTTATGGATACACCCTACGTTGCCAAAACTTTAGAGATCGGAGAAACGGAAACCCTAGTGATCAACCTGCAGGGCCTAGACTGCACCACTTATGTCGAAAACGTCTTGGCCTTTGGCCTTATGCTAAAAAAGCAAAAAACAGGCTTCCATGATTTTACGGAAACCCTTGAAAACATTCGATATAAAGATGGTAAGCTTGATGGCTACGCTTCACGGCTCCATTACTTTTCGGAGTGGATCGCCAATAACGAAAAGAAAGTCTTATTAAGGGATATTACCTCTGAAATTGGCGGGAAGGAAATCACCAAACCCATCAATTTTATGAGTACGCATCGCGACCTTTATCCGTTTTTAAGCGATGATAAGAATTTTGAAAAAGTAAAGGCTTCCGAAAACTACCTTAACCATCAACCGATTTGCATTCTGCCCCAAGATGAAATTGAGGCCAACGAACATTTGATCCAAACCGGAGATATCATCGCCTTGACCACATCCATTAACGGATTGGACGTTACCCATACCGGAATTGCTACACGGGAAAAAGACGGACGCATTCATTTGCTACACGCCTCAACAGGGTCGATGAAAGTAGAGATCTCCGAAAAACCCCTTGCCGAATACCTCAAGAAAATCAAGAAAAATACGGGAATTATGGTGGCTAGACCTACCAAATAA